The sequence CTCAAGCTTCCTTGAGTACAAGGATGCGTTTTCCGAAATCGATCCCCTGATCTGCTATTCCGTAAAGGCGAACTCTAATATATCCGTACTCAAGATTTTCTCCTCCATGGATTCCGGTTTCGATATAGTCTCGTCGGGGGAGCTGCAGAGGGTTGTCACCGCCGGGGGAGACACCTCGAAAGTGGTGTTCTCGGGAGTCGGGAAGACCGAAGAGGAGATAGAGGCCGCAATTCGCTCCCGGATACTTTTTTTCAACGTGGAATCCGAAGCGGAGCTTCAGAAGATAAACGATGTGGCCGTCTCGCTCGGAGAGAAAGCCCCGGTCGCGATAAGGGTTAATCCTGATGTTGATCCCGACACCCATCCGTACATATCGACTGGTTTTGAGAAAAGCAAGTTCGGAATCGGGATCGAAAAAGCTGTGGATGTATACAGAAACGCCTCACGGATGGGGGGAATTGAGATAAGGGGAATTGATGCCCATATAGGTTCCCAGATATTTGATCTTTCCTCCTTTTCCGAGTCCATATCGAAGCTTGTCTACCTGGCCGACAAGCTCGGGAGCGACGGGATTGAAGTTTCCTACATAGACATAGGAGGAGGTCTGGCGATAAGCTACGAGAGCGAGGAAAAGCCTCCGGCGAAATCCGAGTACGCGCGGGTTTTCGAGGAACATCTTCGCGATACCAGTTACGGACTGGTCCTTGAGCCTGGGAGATCAATGGTGGGTAACGCGGGAATAATGTCTACTAGGGTGCTTTATGTTAAGGAGGGAACATCGAAGAAATTCGTAATAGTCGACGCCGCGATGAACGACCTTGTGAGACCCGCGTTTTACGATTCGTTCCACCGAATAGAGCCGGTGCGCGTGGGAGGTTCTGAATCCCGCGAGGTGGTGGACA comes from Candidatus Dadabacteria bacterium and encodes:
- the lysA gene encoding diaminopimelate decarboxylase encodes the protein MTSDFEYTDGELYVEKVPVRKICEDFGTPVYIYSHNSIRSSFLEYKDAFSEIDPLICYSVKANSNISVLKIFSSMDSGFDIVSSGELQRVVTAGGDTSKVVFSGVGKTEEEIEAAIRSRILFFNVESEAELQKINDVAVSLGEKAPVAIRVNPDVDPDTHPYISTGFEKSKFGIGIEKAVDVYRNASRMGGIEIRGIDAHIGSQIFDLSSFSESISKLVYLADKLGSDGIEVSYIDIGGGLAISYESEEKPPAKSEYARVFEEHLRDTSYGLVLEPGRSMVGNAGIMSTRVLYVKEGTSKKFVIVDAAMNDLVRPAFYDSFHRIEPVRVGGSESREVVDIVGPICESGDFLARDRSFPEVSAGELLAVFSAGAYGFVMSSNYNTRPRAAEVLVSGERYCEIRARETLEDLLKAESIAEFL